In Streptomyces sp. NBC_00569, a single genomic region encodes these proteins:
- a CDS encoding flavin reductase family protein has translation MGEAAIGSTGTAETFVDNGDLTADVLRGAYGRFPSGVTAVCGLVDGLPTGIAASSFTSVSLEPPLVSLCVARTSTTWPVLRRAACLGVSVLAEDQGPVARALASKTSDRFASVGWVAEPPGSVFVVGAALWLECRIVQEVPAGDHVIALLEVDRLAPHAAVAPVVFHASTFRSLARS, from the coding sequence GTGGGCGAGGCAGCTATCGGAAGCACGGGCACCGCGGAGACATTCGTCGACAACGGGGACCTGACCGCGGATGTACTGCGAGGCGCCTATGGGCGCTTCCCGTCCGGCGTCACGGCGGTCTGCGGCCTCGTGGACGGCCTGCCCACCGGCATCGCGGCCAGCTCGTTCACGTCCGTTTCGCTGGAACCACCGCTGGTCTCGTTGTGTGTCGCCCGCACCTCCACCACCTGGCCGGTCCTGCGAAGGGCCGCGTGCCTGGGTGTCAGCGTGCTCGCGGAAGACCAGGGGCCCGTGGCGCGCGCCCTTGCGTCGAAGACCTCCGACCGGTTCGCGTCCGTGGGCTGGGTGGCCGAGCCGCCGGGCTCGGTGTTCGTGGTGGGCGCGGCGCTGTGGCTGGAGTGCCGGATCGTCCAGGAGGTCCCCGCAGGGGATCATGTCATCGCGCTCCTCGAGGTCGACCGGCTCGCACCGCACGCCGCGGTTGCCCCGGTGGTCTTTCACGCCAGCACCTTCCGGTCCCTGGCAAGGAGTTGA